In Taeniopygia guttata chromosome Z, bTaeGut7.mat, whole genome shotgun sequence, the sequence CATAAGTGATTATGTCTGTGCTAAAGCATGTAAGGGgcaaaaaatgtcattttgccatttttgtgTTATCGAACTGATGATGAAGTAAGCCATATTAAAGAAAGATGACACTTGTTAAACtactttttaatatttgctttaGGAAAAGCACACTCTTGATATGGGAGATTTGGAATGACATGGTAGCTAGGAGGAGGATGATTCTGCTATCCAGGAATGCAAAGAATTGCTTCCAGTAAGGCTATTCCACAAAAATGCTGAAGCTGTTGctgtatttacagaaaaaaaaaattatttcctgtgaaCTGAATCTGAAATATATGAGATGTCTACTTTATCTAAAAGGGACTGTTTCATTTGTGTCATATTGGTGCTAGTTCTGTTAAACATTTCCTTAATCAGCCTTTTGGGAAACTTGTCTCCTAACATGTTTATATTCAGCAAGTTGCTGAAGTCTGTAGTTGCATTTGAGAAGTTGGGTAATTTACTACTTTCATGACAGTCTAGCTGCTGAGCAAATGGTTTATAGTGATTTATTGGTTAGAGTAGAGGAATTGGCTTGGGCAGGAGAACTACAAAATGGTCAATCTGTTTTCATAACCTCACTTCTGAAACAATGATAGATGGGCAGTATTGTTAAAACCATGAATGGTAGGTAGAACTGTTTTGCACAGTTTTGCAGAGATTTAACTGTGTTAACTCCTGTGATACTGTATTGAGAATAATTCAGAAGTCATTCTGGGGATTGGGGAAGGAAGCTGGGAATGCATATGATGGCTATATAGGCAGTCTGTTACTGGCAAAGCTTGGAATGTCTTTGCATTGTGTTGTTCCTGACCTGTAACTAACAATGCACCAGCTGTTCACTcactctcctctcctcttccagTGGCATCAGGGGAGACATTTAGAAGAGCAAAAGCGAGAAAAACTTAGATTGTAATAAAGGCAgtttaaaaatgaaggaaatgaaTGAACAAGTGTTGCAAAGTCAGTGGCACACCTTTTCCCACCAGTAGACCAAGCCAGCCCCAAAGGAAAGATTAAATGCACAGATTTTATTGCTGGGCACAACATTGTTTGGCAAGAAATATCCATTTAATGAATTCTGGTCAACTATCCCATCTCTGTTCACTCCAAGCATCTTTCTCTATCATAGACTACCTCTGAGGGTGCAgagtgaaaaacagaaaaggccttgatTGCTCTCCCTGGTCAGCAGGAGTTGAAACACTGGAATGCTACTGGCATACTTTGGTCACAGATACAGGGAACAAAACCATAACAGCTGCTAGGAAAAGTCCTAGCTGGATCCACTACAATCTTCTGCAGTATCTAAGAGaataaaaacacattaaaataatttttgaacaTCTGTACAGGTCAGTGTCAGTGAAATTCGGGATACTGAGAAGATGGCATTTGAGTATGGATAGTGTTCAGTTTATACTCTTGGCAAAGTAAGATACAGTCTTTGCTTCCTGAGAATACTCATTCTGTTCCAGACCATTGTCTATGAACAATACACTTGCTATTTTTCTGTACAATTGTGAACTGGAGAATTGTATAAAATATCAATTGTCTGATGTGTAATAGATCttacttgttttttctttatttttcagttgagTGAAGACTTCCAAATTTTTGATGTGGCACATAAGACAGGGTCTTTTGTTCAGATTCAGGGTCTTTTAttcttcagattattttttccagtatcTATGATGTTTCAGATGAAGAGAAGGAAGCTATGAATATAAGCCTCACCTTTATTTGTCAGCTGAAGTGACTTAAAAAGTGGTTTATATAGTTTGCCTGTAAGGAAAACATTAAGATGGTTAACTCAAATAATCTGTCAAATGCAACACTGTAATATTTCACTGAGCATTACTATTAACACTTCTGTGTGTTTGCATGAACCACCACAATTAAGTGGGAAAGTAGGAGTTTGTTCTTAATGTCCAATTTTTATTTAGATAGCTGTGGCAAATGCTTGCTCTGTGTCTATAATATGTGGTTACCTCTGAACTTCATCACCTCCATCTAATACGGGTTTAAGTAACTGAAAGTTATAGTTTCAATAAGTTAAAGATTTAAACTCTCAGACATTTATTTAGCAAATTTTCATGTCCACTTAGGAGTAGTGTGAGTAAAAATTAAATGCCCATAAGCTTTTTTCCAAATTATGGAAATTTTAGGTTGCCCAAGTAGCCATAGTAAGGATAACTTGGGGTGAATAGATATCTGTAGCTGTAAGTAGCTTAGAGTAAGGGTAAATAGAAATGGCTTTGTGTCTTGGTTCTCTTATTAGTGAAAGGCTGTCCCCAGGAGTTGTCatagcagctgtgtttctcaTCTAAACAGTGTTGTAGCCTTGTGCATACAAGTCTTGCCATTGACCATCAGTCCTGTTAATGGAGTGCTTAGGGAGGCTGACCAGGTTCCCACTTGACCTTAATTGAAAGTATTACTATAGGTATACtttgggagatttttgtttggttggttttttacTACTTACTGGAATAGATTTGTCCTAGATAGGAAAGTTGgatatttttttatgtgttttatttCAGCCCATTCAAGCCTGCTCTTTGGCTTGATTATGaagagtaattttttaaatcacttttgCCTTCTAGGTTAATCTCCGAGCCACTGATGTGAAGCTTATGCGCCAGCTCCTACTCATCAATGAAAGTATTGAATCAATCAAGTGGATGATTGAAGAGAAAGCCATtgccagcagaggcagcagtttGAGTGGAAGCCTGTGCAGCTTGCTAGAAAGTCAGGAGACATCCCTCCATGGCAGCTGTAACAGTTTACAAGACTGTAGTGATGGACTGGATGGAATATCAGTGGGGAGTTACTTGGACACCTTAGTGGATGATGTCCCTGGTCACCAAACTCCTTCAGATATGGACAAGTTCAGTGATTCTTCTATCACAGAGGACTCACAGTCTCTGCATAAACATCCCAAAATTGATTCTGATGATTACTACTGTTTTGGTTAATAAGAACAAGTTCCAGTGGGACACAAATGCACTTGTACTTActctttttctttgctgctattttatttcatatgcAAAACCCCCAAAGTCCTTATGGAAGGAGAATATGATATTTCAATTCTATTGCAtaacttttctatttcttctaaTGCATTTTGTCCTTGATATGTTGGGCTTGTCTCATCCTcacattttcttaatttattgtcacaattttttttgctttaattttttacaATGCTGTATTTACAAGTCTGTAAAAGTGGTCAAGGAAAAGCTTTatctttaaaatgaaacatcagGGAATGAGtaaaaattttgtatttgttgttAATAAAGCATCTTCTGATAAATATATGTTGTCATAAATTTTCTTGACTACCACATCTGGCCTTTCCAAAGAGACTGTTCTTATTGAGCCTTAAATCTGAATCTTGAAAATACctctacaaaataattttcctcttctAAGCAATGAAATTTGATTCTGTTAAGCTGTCTTCATTTGAAatataaagcattttaaatttttctgtgtggggtttctttcattttgcaaTATTCTCTTGTCTCTAGCCTAAATTTGATGTTAAATTCtgat encodes:
- the LURAP1L gene encoding leucine rich adaptor protein 1-like; its protein translation is MEPGALPDLRDVEQKLGRKVPESLARPLRGEELPGRPAAAAPGPRRRRAAALARLETKLQLLRQEMVNLRATDVKLMRQLLLINESIESIKWMIEEKAIASRGSSLSGSLCSLLESQETSLHGSCNSLQDCSDGLDGISVGSYLDTLVDDVPGHQTPSDMDKFSDSSITEDSQSLHKHPKIDSDDYYCFG